In one window of Desulforhabdus amnigena DNA:
- a CDS encoding ammonium transporter, with product MAWGIALVLLLTEGMALAEEAAAPVLSAGDTAWVLTSSALVMLMTPGLALFYAGMVRKKNVLSTSMHSFVALAVIGIQWVVLGYSLAFGAGNTFIGDLSMLFLSGITPESLSGTIPTYVFMWFQGMFAIITPALISGTIAERMKFSTYVVFILLWATLVYDPVAHWVWGGGWIQKMGALDFAGGTVVHLSSGASALAMAFLLGKRKGFPGEDFVPHNLTMTLLGVGLLWFGWFGFNAGSALGANATAGLAFTTTMIASAAAGFSWMMMEWIFHKKPSALGLGSGVLAGLVVITPACGFVTPFWAIVLGLIAGVLCYYGIRIKGLVGFDDSLDVVGIHGVGGAFGAIGTGIFASIGGSGWIAGDPAMVGKQFLSVLVVAVYAFVVTYVMGWVLDKIMGLRADEEAEVMGLDRELHGEVGYTL from the coding sequence CTGGCTTGGGGAATCGCGCTCGTATTGCTTTTAACCGAAGGCATGGCCCTGGCTGAAGAAGCCGCGGCGCCGGTATTGAGCGCTGGGGATACCGCCTGGGTTTTGACTTCATCGGCCCTCGTCATGCTCATGACTCCCGGCCTGGCGCTTTTCTATGCGGGCATGGTTCGCAAGAAAAATGTGCTGAGCACGAGCATGCATTCTTTTGTCGCTCTTGCGGTGATCGGTATTCAATGGGTGGTATTGGGTTATTCCCTCGCCTTCGGGGCCGGAAATACCTTCATCGGAGATTTGAGCATGCTCTTTCTTTCGGGGATCACGCCCGAATCCCTCAGCGGCACGATTCCCACCTATGTTTTCATGTGGTTCCAGGGAATGTTTGCCATCATCACGCCGGCACTCATCAGCGGTACCATCGCGGAACGGATGAAATTCAGCACATATGTGGTTTTTATTCTGCTCTGGGCGACTCTCGTTTACGATCCCGTTGCACACTGGGTTTGGGGCGGCGGCTGGATTCAAAAGATGGGAGCCCTGGACTTTGCCGGTGGAACGGTCGTCCACCTCTCTTCCGGGGCATCGGCGCTGGCCATGGCGTTTCTTTTGGGAAAAAGAAAGGGATTCCCCGGCGAAGATTTTGTCCCCCATAATCTGACCATGACGCTTCTAGGGGTTGGACTGCTCTGGTTCGGATGGTTCGGTTTCAATGCGGGAAGTGCTTTGGGAGCCAATGCGACCGCTGGTCTGGCGTTTACCACGACCATGATCGCTTCCGCCGCCGCAGGGTTTTCCTGGATGATGATGGAATGGATTTTTCACAAGAAACCCAGTGCACTGGGCTTGGGCTCCGGCGTTTTGGCCGGCCTGGTTGTGATCACGCCCGCCTGTGGTTTCGTAACACCTTTCTGGGCTATCGTGCTGGGCCTCATAGCGGGAGTTCTCTGCTACTATGGCATTCGCATCAAGGGGCTGGTCGGTTTTGATGACTCCCTGGACGTCGTCGGTATTCATGGCGTTGGTGGAGCCTTCGGGGCCATCGGAACGGGTATTTTTGCATCCATAGGAGGAAGCGGATGGATCGCCGGGGATCCCGCCATGGTGGGAAAACAATTCCTCAGCGTCCTGGTGGTTGCTGTTTATGCCTTCGTCGTGACTTATGTCATGGGATGGGTCCTGGATAAGATCATGGGCTTGCGGGCTGACGAAGAAGCAGAAGTAATGGGGCTTGACCGGGAGCTCCACGGAGAGGTCGGCTACACCCTCTAA
- the mutS gene encoding DNA mismatch repair protein MutS, which translates to MKNETTTKPTPMMQQYLEIKARYPDALLLYRMGDFYEMFMDDAVTAAPILEIALTSRDKNSENPIPMCGVPYHAAEGYVARLVASGRKVAICDQIEDPKKAKGLVRREVTRVITPGLILESQNLSAKKPNFLAAVSRSKRAMVFGLAYLDVSTAEFRVVEVDSEEALQEEILRVSPRELLIPDGEDPLWVHQLQRRMDFTLTSLDRIDFDRHRSEERLVEHFQVHSLEGFGIQNMEQGIEAAGAILAYMQANLLGKCDHIRKLLPYSRSDYMILDEATVRNLEVFQSSSFQGRQGSLLSVLDRTRTSMGGRKLQQWLRYPLLDLDRIKARQEAVAELVEHAELRTEILNCLEGMNDIERLNSRNCTGTSTPRDLVALKKSLQVLPALKKMLHSCRSPLLQELDQSWDELSDVAELLEATLTDPPPLTLAAGGVIRQGVHQELDHYVRLSRDAKSWMAEYEARERQETGISSLKVRFNKVFGYYIELSKSNLSAVPSHYFRKQTLVNAERFITEELKTFETQVLEADEKRQELEQQLFVELRQAIVQESERIQSMAGNVARLDSLASLAEAAAKNDYCRPVLDGGEVISIRDGRHPVIEQFLQEGSFVPNDIHLDQEKQQIIILTGPNMAGKSTILRQVALIVLMAQVGSFIPASAARIGLVDRIFTRVGASDDLARGRSTFMVEMQETANILHQASPRSLIILDEIGRGTSTFDGLSIAWAVAEHLHDFKDVGIKTLFATHYHELTAMSETRPRVKNFNVAIKDWQNEILFFHKLLPGGANRSYGIQVAQLAGMPQEVTQRAKEILAGLESGQTSLVPRPGPEQRRSRRFKEEDTAIQLSLFKPSLQWLRDQIMALDLDHVTPFTALQTLYALKEQIRNGGMEPEKKIAPHETAGQVLREISKKR; encoded by the coding sequence ATGAAAAACGAGACCACCACCAAACCGACCCCTATGATGCAGCAATACCTGGAAATCAAGGCCCGGTATCCCGATGCCTTGCTGCTCTACCGCATGGGGGATTTCTATGAAATGTTCATGGACGATGCGGTTACAGCCGCTCCCATTCTTGAAATTGCCCTCACTTCCCGCGACAAGAATTCCGAAAATCCCATCCCCATGTGCGGCGTTCCCTATCATGCGGCCGAGGGATACGTGGCCAGGCTGGTGGCCTCGGGAAGGAAGGTCGCCATCTGCGACCAGATCGAAGATCCCAAAAAGGCAAAAGGGCTGGTTCGCCGTGAAGTGACGCGGGTCATCACTCCCGGACTCATCCTTGAAAGTCAAAATCTTTCCGCCAAAAAGCCCAACTTTCTTGCAGCCGTCTCCAGGTCAAAGCGCGCGATGGTTTTCGGACTCGCTTATCTCGATGTTTCCACGGCAGAATTCAGAGTCGTGGAAGTCGATTCAGAAGAGGCGCTGCAGGAAGAGATCCTTCGAGTTTCTCCCAGGGAGCTGCTGATCCCCGACGGAGAAGATCCCCTCTGGGTGCATCAGCTTCAGAGGAGAATGGATTTCACCCTGACCTCCCTCGACCGGATAGACTTCGACAGACACCGTTCCGAAGAGCGGTTGGTGGAACATTTTCAGGTTCATTCTCTGGAAGGATTCGGAATACAGAACATGGAACAGGGGATCGAGGCGGCTGGGGCCATCCTTGCATACATGCAAGCCAATCTCCTGGGAAAATGCGATCACATACGAAAGCTCCTTCCCTACAGCCGCTCGGACTACATGATTCTGGACGAAGCCACCGTACGCAATCTGGAAGTCTTCCAATCTTCAAGCTTTCAGGGACGCCAGGGTTCACTTCTCTCCGTTCTGGATCGAACACGCACTTCTATGGGCGGCCGCAAGCTTCAACAATGGCTGCGCTATCCCCTGCTGGATCTGGACCGGATCAAAGCAAGGCAGGAAGCGGTGGCGGAGCTTGTAGAACATGCCGAGCTTCGAACGGAGATTTTGAATTGTCTCGAGGGGATGAACGATATAGAGAGACTCAACAGTCGAAACTGCACGGGGACCTCCACACCGCGCGACCTGGTGGCTTTGAAAAAGTCCCTCCAGGTTTTGCCCGCCTTGAAAAAGATGCTCCACTCGTGCCGCAGTCCCCTGCTCCAAGAGCTCGACCAATCATGGGATGAACTGAGCGATGTGGCGGAACTCCTCGAGGCGACTCTCACCGACCCGCCTCCCCTCACTTTGGCTGCGGGAGGGGTAATCCGGCAGGGAGTTCACCAGGAACTCGATCATTACGTGCGCCTCAGCCGGGATGCCAAAAGCTGGATGGCTGAATACGAGGCCAGGGAACGTCAAGAGACGGGCATTTCCTCCCTCAAGGTCCGGTTCAATAAGGTTTTCGGATATTACATCGAGCTTTCCAAGTCAAATCTCTCCGCGGTCCCTTCTCACTATTTCAGGAAGCAGACCTTGGTCAATGCAGAACGCTTCATCACCGAAGAGCTCAAGACCTTTGAAACGCAGGTTCTGGAAGCGGATGAAAAGCGACAGGAACTGGAACAGCAGCTTTTTGTGGAGCTTCGTCAGGCGATCGTGCAGGAAAGCGAACGTATCCAGTCCATGGCCGGGAATGTGGCACGGCTGGACTCTCTGGCATCGTTGGCGGAAGCGGCTGCTAAAAATGACTACTGCCGGCCGGTCCTGGACGGGGGAGAGGTCATTTCCATACGCGACGGGCGTCATCCCGTTATCGAACAGTTCCTGCAGGAAGGCAGCTTCGTTCCTAACGACATTCACCTGGATCAGGAAAAACAGCAGATCATTATCCTCACCGGCCCCAATATGGCTGGAAAATCCACTATCCTGCGTCAGGTGGCGCTCATAGTCCTTATGGCTCAAGTGGGGAGTTTCATCCCGGCTTCAGCCGCCCGGATCGGTCTCGTAGACAGGATATTTACCCGCGTGGGCGCATCGGACGACCTCGCCCGGGGACGCTCCACCTTCATGGTGGAGATGCAGGAAACCGCCAACATTCTCCATCAGGCCAGCCCCAGGAGTCTGATCATTTTGGACGAAATCGGCAGGGGAACGAGCACCTTTGATGGTTTGAGCATCGCATGGGCCGTAGCAGAGCATTTGCACGATTTCAAAGATGTTGGTATAAAGACTCTTTTTGCCACGCATTACCATGAGCTCACGGCCATGTCGGAGACCCGCCCGCGGGTAAAAAATTTCAACGTGGCAATCAAAGACTGGCAGAATGAGATCCTCTTTTTCCACAAGCTGCTCCCTGGAGGGGCCAACAGAAGCTATGGTATCCAGGTGGCTCAACTGGCAGGCATGCCCCAGGAGGTGACCCAGCGTGCCAAAGAAATCCTTGCGGGTCTGGAAAGCGGGCAGACATCTCTCGTTCCGAGGCCGGGGCCGGAACAAAGAAGGAGCCGACGATTCAAGGAAGAAGACACGGCGATTCAGCTCAGCCTTTTCAAACCATCCCTGCAATGGCTGCGGGACCAGATCATGGCGCTGGACCTCGATCATGTGACTCCTTTTACCGCCCTGCAAACACTGTATGCTCTCAAAGAGCAGATACGAAACGGCGGCATGGAGCCGGAGAAGAAGATTGCTCCCCATGAAACGGCCGGTCAGGTTCTAAGAGAGATAAGCAAGAAAAGATGA
- a CDS encoding ribonuclease catalytic domain-containing protein: MSRQPSQEIVAGSVVEFFESREILCGVCLATKTHRLTVLTEQNKEINLAQSRVIHVSSQTLNLKQSRDELIQKLVTIGALRKSLMRDVDIEEFWSLVEGEEEGFDPRDSAEFIFSDAITENHVAAAQRALLQDKTFFQFKDGKFYPRPQEKVEQRRLEIQREEEKEAQLEKGSQWLQSLWNRKTRTPSNTIEQWTSLIEDLKSFCLFNQESPSYAFIKELFKRANIPPLPQSAFRLLVRLGIWHENENLYLLEQNISPEFPKEVEDLANERAESAIVAQWDVNQRRDLRHLHTFTIDSAQTRDYDDALSLEVLENGLYQVGIHIADAAEFVTQGDPLDLDAQERASSIYLPDARISMLPTALSEGICSLCAGKDRLALSFLLKVDSEGALQGYEIVPSIVRVREQLTYQEANGKVSQEPYRTLHELAVKLKERRLARGAVILPLPEIQVYVSPMGMIQVSRYEKETPSQLLVSEWMIAANGAAATHLAAHGIPSIYRSQAECKPETDFTQSEHEIFRIYRQRRLFARAELNTTPGDHCSLGMSPYTTATSPIRRYSDLVVQRQLKHLMVSESPLYTETELSQLITKLGVMQAKISLIQRKWTRYWILKYMEQEDLQALNALVLDMNERFAHLLIPDFLIETNVPIQEKGRLQRGEMLRVKIERLNPREDILRVQLPDFAR; encoded by the coding sequence ATGAGCCGGCAACCCTCTCAGGAGATTGTTGCAGGCTCCGTTGTTGAATTCTTCGAATCCAGAGAAATCCTCTGTGGGGTCTGCCTTGCAACGAAGACCCACCGATTGACCGTCCTTACCGAGCAAAACAAGGAAATCAACCTGGCACAGAGTCGCGTGATTCACGTAAGCTCTCAAACCCTCAACCTGAAGCAGAGCCGCGATGAATTGATTCAAAAGCTCGTTACCATTGGGGCATTGCGCAAGAGCCTGATGCGCGACGTGGACATCGAAGAATTTTGGTCCCTTGTGGAAGGGGAAGAGGAAGGATTCGACCCAAGGGATTCGGCGGAATTCATCTTCAGCGACGCCATCACAGAAAACCACGTGGCCGCTGCTCAGCGCGCTTTGCTCCAGGACAAAACTTTCTTTCAATTCAAGGACGGAAAGTTTTATCCTCGTCCGCAGGAGAAGGTGGAGCAGCGCCGCCTGGAAATACAACGCGAAGAAGAAAAAGAGGCGCAGCTCGAAAAAGGCTCTCAGTGGCTGCAAAGCCTGTGGAATCGAAAAACCCGGACTCCTTCCAATACCATTGAGCAATGGACCAGCCTCATCGAGGATTTGAAAAGCTTTTGTCTCTTCAACCAGGAATCCCCCTCTTATGCATTCATAAAAGAACTCTTCAAAAGGGCGAACATCCCTCCCCTGCCCCAATCGGCTTTTCGTCTGCTCGTACGACTGGGGATCTGGCACGAAAACGAGAACCTGTATCTCCTCGAACAGAATATTTCTCCGGAATTTCCAAAAGAGGTCGAAGACCTGGCCAATGAGAGAGCTGAATCTGCCATCGTTGCGCAGTGGGACGTCAATCAGCGCCGGGACTTGAGGCATCTTCATACTTTTACCATCGACAGTGCACAAACCCGCGATTACGACGATGCCCTGAGTCTCGAAGTGCTCGAAAACGGCCTTTATCAGGTGGGAATCCACATAGCCGATGCAGCGGAATTCGTCACGCAGGGCGATCCTCTGGATCTGGACGCACAGGAAAGAGCCAGCTCCATCTACCTGCCGGATGCACGGATATCCATGCTGCCCACGGCCCTCTCCGAAGGAATTTGCAGCCTCTGTGCCGGAAAAGACCGGCTCGCCCTGAGCTTTCTGCTGAAAGTGGATTCAGAGGGAGCACTGCAGGGTTATGAAATTGTTCCGAGCATCGTGAGGGTCCGGGAGCAATTGACTTACCAGGAGGCTAATGGAAAAGTCTCGCAGGAACCCTATCGAACTCTCCATGAACTGGCGGTGAAACTCAAGGAACGGCGTCTCGCAAGGGGAGCAGTCATACTCCCGCTGCCCGAAATCCAGGTCTATGTGAGCCCCATGGGAATGATTCAAGTCTCCCGGTACGAAAAGGAGACTCCCAGTCAACTCCTGGTATCCGAGTGGATGATCGCCGCCAATGGAGCGGCCGCGACTCACCTCGCAGCCCACGGGATTCCATCCATTTATCGGAGTCAGGCAGAGTGTAAACCGGAAACGGATTTCACTCAGAGTGAACATGAAATCTTCCGAATCTACAGGCAGAGGCGCCTTTTCGCACGGGCTGAACTGAACACGACCCCCGGAGATCATTGCAGTTTGGGAATGTCCCCCTACACAACCGCCACTTCCCCTATCCGGCGCTACTCCGACCTGGTGGTTCAGAGGCAGCTCAAACACCTCATGGTCAGCGAATCTCCCCTTTATACGGAAACGGAACTGAGTCAACTCATCACCAAGCTGGGAGTGATGCAAGCCAAGATCTCCCTGATACAGCGAAAGTGGACGCGCTACTGGATTCTGAAGTACATGGAACAGGAGGACCTGCAGGCGCTGAACGCATTGGTGCTGGATATGAATGAACGATTCGCCCACTTGCTCATTCCCGATTTCCTGATTGAAACAAACGTCCCCATTCAAGAGAAGGGCCGCCTTCAGCGGGGCGAAATGCTTCGAGTGAAAATTGAACGGCTGAATCCACGCGAAGATATTCTAAGAGTGCAGCTTCCCGATTTTGCCAGGTGA
- a CDS encoding N-acetylmuramoyl-L-alanine amidase, translated as MKKLQHFRDSFRVGIMFLILAGFIFPPLVLAETIDQNYQDVSNEYRAALAIPQKEQKSEALRQCIQHLQQFLEVDFGEKYADRTYYLIARCYHQLHDINHSPADLKSAIEKYRSVISRYPQSALADDAQYLTGILYESKDPAQAYIEFKKIELFYPQSDMRAKAAQKLNVLNQKLGCAGSESKKEAKDNNKASRAKENAVSAKPAGSVPSASPSCPKINRLTKIKHWSGPDYTRVALYIDNPVEFKETAIPPDPKKRESGKIYVDLENCIVNPKIKTKIPIMDSFLQDVRAQQNNSRQTRVVLNTEAIDSYRIFSMSDPFRVIVDVRGKVSENDRPAPPQVTPPTNPSVPSLAKQLALEVRRIVLDPGHGGKDKGATSPNGIHEKDITLAIAKSLKHVLEKNTDCEVILTRTRDVYLSLEERTAIANAKKADLFVSIHTNAHEDRNLYGTETYFLNLSKDAESARVAAFENATSTKKVSDLETILHDLMLNTKLNESAQLARQVQKHVVDKLKANYESIRDLGTKQAPFYVLLGAEMPSILIETAFITNEREENRLRDKRFQENLAIAISSGIQSYIQQIKGFAKAGDPS; from the coding sequence ATGAAAAAATTGCAACATTTTCGGGATAGTTTTCGCGTTGGGATCATGTTCCTTATCCTTGCCGGTTTCATTTTCCCGCCTCTCGTATTGGCGGAGACGATCGATCAAAATTACCAGGATGTATCCAATGAATACCGGGCCGCTCTCGCGATTCCTCAAAAGGAGCAAAAGTCCGAAGCGCTGCGCCAGTGCATTCAGCATTTACAGCAGTTTCTGGAGGTCGATTTCGGTGAAAAATATGCGGATAGAACATATTACCTCATCGCTCGCTGCTATCATCAGCTTCACGATATCAACCACAGCCCCGCTGACCTGAAATCCGCCATTGAAAAGTACCGCTCGGTGATTTCGAGATACCCTCAGAGCGCTCTTGCCGACGACGCGCAGTATCTGACGGGAATCCTTTATGAATCAAAAGATCCAGCCCAGGCTTACATCGAGTTCAAAAAAATAGAACTCTTCTACCCCCAGAGTGATATGCGGGCCAAGGCTGCTCAAAAACTGAACGTCCTCAATCAGAAGTTGGGTTGCGCCGGGTCGGAATCCAAAAAGGAGGCAAAGGACAACAATAAAGCTTCCAGAGCGAAAGAAAACGCCGTATCCGCAAAGCCAGCAGGATCGGTACCCTCTGCGTCCCCTTCCTGTCCCAAAATCAACCGGTTGACAAAAATCAAGCATTGGTCCGGTCCCGATTACACCCGCGTAGCCCTCTATATAGACAACCCCGTCGAATTCAAGGAAACTGCCATCCCGCCGGACCCGAAAAAGCGCGAGTCCGGAAAAATCTATGTGGATCTTGAAAACTGCATCGTGAATCCAAAAATAAAAACCAAGATCCCCATCATGGACTCTTTTCTCCAGGATGTACGGGCGCAACAGAACAATTCCCGGCAAACCCGTGTCGTTCTGAACACCGAGGCCATCGACAGTTACCGTATCTTTTCCATGTCGGATCCCTTTCGCGTCATCGTCGACGTACGGGGCAAGGTTTCGGAAAATGACAGACCCGCTCCACCCCAGGTCACTCCCCCCACCAACCCATCTGTGCCCAGTTTGGCCAAGCAGCTGGCTCTGGAAGTACGACGGATCGTCCTGGATCCGGGACATGGCGGAAAAGACAAAGGGGCGACCAGTCCCAACGGCATTCATGAAAAGGACATCACCCTGGCCATTGCCAAATCCCTCAAACACGTTCTAGAGAAAAACACGGACTGTGAAGTCATTCTCACGCGCACGCGGGACGTTTACCTCTCCCTTGAAGAGCGTACCGCCATCGCCAATGCCAAAAAAGCAGACCTTTTCGTTTCCATCCACACCAATGCTCATGAAGACAGAAACCTCTATGGAACGGAAACCTATTTTCTGAACTTGTCCAAGGATGCGGAATCAGCCCGCGTCGCTGCATTTGAAAATGCCACATCCACCAAAAAAGTCAGCGACCTCGAAACCATTTTGCATGATCTCATGCTCAACACGAAACTCAACGAATCCGCACAACTAGCGCGGCAAGTCCAAAAACATGTCGTCGATAAGCTCAAGGCAAACTACGAAAGCATTCGAGACCTGGGCACAAAGCAGGCCCCCTTTTACGTGCTGCTTGGAGCGGAGATGCCCAGTATACTCATCGAAACAGCATTCATTACCAATGAACGGGAGGAAAATCGTTTGAGAGACAAGCGTTTTCAGGAAAACCTGGCCATAGCCATCAGCTCTGGCATTCAATCCTACATACAGCAGATCAAAGGTTTCGCCAAGGCGGGAGACCCATCATGA
- a CDS encoding P-II family nitrogen regulator, translating to MVKIEAIIKPFRLNEVQEALVNLGIQGMTVTEVKGFGRQKGHVELYRGAEYQVNFVPKLMIMVVVGDEQAEKAVAAIQKAACTGKIGDGKIFVSRIEEAMRIRTSETGADAI from the coding sequence ATGGTAAAGATCGAGGCAATCATTAAACCCTTTCGCCTCAATGAAGTGCAGGAGGCTCTCGTAAACCTGGGCATCCAGGGTATGACTGTGACCGAAGTCAAAGGTTTCGGACGTCAGAAGGGGCATGTGGAGCTCTATCGCGGTGCTGAATATCAGGTCAATTTTGTTCCCAAACTCATGATCATGGTGGTAGTGGGTGACGAACAGGCGGAAAAAGCCGTTGCGGCGATTCAAAAGGCGGCTTGCACCGGTAAGATTGGAGATGGGAAGATTTTTGTGTCTCGCATCGAAGAAGCTATGAGGATTCGAACCAGCGAGACAGGTGCGGATGCCATTTAA
- the prfB gene encoding peptide chain release factor 2 (programmed frameshift) has protein sequence MNIDSGEIKATLKDLSERFHTLGGYLDIEAKQKRFSELERILAKPGFWDKPEEGKPILKERSEINAILQIWQQFSEGLEESELLLQMALEENDEETFKEVFEKIQALKKNMRDLELQQMLSDENDDKNAIVSINAGAGGTEAQDWAEMLLRMYLRWCEKKNFSIQMVDLLEGEEAGIKSATFTVAGPYAFGMLKSESGIHRLVRISPFDASGRRHTSFAAVLVYPEVDEKIEIDIKPSDLRVDTYRASGAGGQHVNKTSSAVRITHLPTGIVVQCQNEKSQHRNRDIAMKILRSRLYEREQHAQQEKLQEAHDNLDEISWGSQIRSYVMQPYRLVKDHRTGFEKGNVEAVMDGDLDEFVEAYLMNLMNSRERTSAV, from the exons ATGAATATCGATAGTGGTGAAATCAAGGCGACCCTCAAGGACCTTTCCGAACGTTTTCACACCCTCGGGGGTTATCTT GACATAGAAGCCAAACAAAAGCGCTTTTCTGAACTGGAAAGAATTCTCGCCAAACCTGGTTTCTGGGACAAACCGGAGGAGGGGAAGCCCATCCTGAAGGAACGTTCGGAAATCAACGCAATACTGCAGATCTGGCAGCAATTTTCGGAGGGATTGGAAGAGAGTGAACTGCTTCTGCAGATGGCTCTGGAAGAAAACGACGAGGAGACTTTCAAAGAAGTTTTCGAGAAGATTCAGGCCCTCAAGAAAAATATGAGGGATCTTGAACTCCAGCAGATGCTCAGTGATGAAAACGACGACAAGAACGCCATTGTCAGCATCAATGCGGGGGCAGGAGGGACTGAAGCGCAGGATTGGGCGGAAATGCTTCTTCGTATGTACCTGCGCTGGTGTGAGAAGAAGAATTTTTCCATTCAAATGGTCGATCTTCTGGAGGGGGAAGAGGCCGGGATCAAGAGCGCCACATTCACTGTGGCGGGCCCATACGCTTTCGGAATGCTCAAATCCGAATCTGGGATCCATCGGTTGGTGCGAATATCCCCCTTCGATGCGAGCGGCCGCCGTCATACATCCTTTGCCGCTGTTCTCGTCTATCCCGAAGTGGATGAAAAGATCGAGATCGACATCAAACCGTCGGACTTGAGGGTGGATACCTACCGGGCAAGCGGTGCCGGCGGACAGCATGTCAACAAAACCAGTTCGGCTGTCCGCATCACGCATTTGCCGACGGGAATTGTAGTCCAATGTCAAAACGAAAAATCACAGCATCGAAACCGTGATATCGCAATGAAAATCCTGCGATCCAGATTATACGAACGGGAACAGCACGCACAGCAGGAAAAACTTCAGGAGGCTCACGACAATTTGGATGAGATTTCCTGGGGGAGCCAGATCCGTTCTTACGTGATGCAGCCCTATCGGCTGGTCAAGGATCATCGTACGGGGTTCGAGAAGGGCAATGTGGAAGCGGTGATGGATGGTGATCTGGATGAATTTGTGGAAGCTTATCTCATGAACCTGATGAATTCGAGGGAGCGGACTTCTGCCGTCTGA
- a CDS encoding ammonium transporter, with translation MILVLSKGRSACTSMHRFYKTFIPGLLFLAMLLRCKTALAVDAPSANPADTVWILISSALVMLMLPGLALFYGGMVQTKNVLSSHMHSLVALAVVGILWVLGGYSLSFGTGNAWIGDFSKILLIGISPDSVTGSIPTYAFIMFQGMFAIITPALISGTIAERMKFSTYVVFILLWSLLIYNPVAHWVWGGGWLAKMGVMDFAGGIVVHLTAGVSSLAIVALIGKRQGYPGEQFVPHNLAMTVLGVGLLWFGWFGFNAGSALAANANAALAFTTTMIAGASAATSWMLMEWWLLGKPSALGLASGIVAGLGSITPAAGFVTPAAALFIGLVAGVLCFYGVRMKFKMGYDDSLDVVGVHGVGGVWGPIATGIFATVGGQGFLSGNPGQLQVQVLAVVAVGIYCYVLTYSLAWILDKIMGLRVDEDQEVIGLDRELHGEVGYNL, from the coding sequence ATGATTCTTGTTCTGTCAAAAGGCAGGTCGGCATGTACCTCAATGCATCGGTTTTATAAAACATTCATTCCGGGTCTTCTTTTCCTTGCGATGCTGCTGCGGTGCAAAACGGCCCTTGCTGTCGATGCGCCATCGGCCAATCCTGCCGACACCGTATGGATTCTGATCTCTTCAGCCCTCGTGATGCTGATGCTTCCCGGCCTTGCTCTTTTTTATGGTGGAATGGTGCAGACCAAGAATGTGCTGAGCTCACACATGCATTCTCTGGTCGCCCTCGCCGTGGTGGGAATTCTGTGGGTCCTGGGAGGCTATTCACTTTCTTTTGGAACCGGAAATGCCTGGATTGGAGACTTCAGCAAGATCCTTCTCATAGGTATAAGCCCGGATTCAGTGACGGGAAGCATTCCGACCTACGCTTTCATCATGTTTCAGGGAATGTTTGCCATCATCACCCCCGCCCTCATCAGCGGGACCATCGCGGAGCGGATGAAATTCAGCACATATGTGGTATTTATCCTTTTGTGGTCTCTTCTCATCTACAACCCTGTAGCACATTGGGTTTGGGGAGGAGGATGGCTTGCAAAAATGGGCGTAATGGACTTTGCCGGCGGTATCGTTGTTCATCTCACCGCAGGCGTTTCTTCTCTGGCCATCGTTGCCCTCATCGGCAAAAGGCAGGGATATCCCGGCGAACAATTCGTTCCCCACAACCTCGCCATGACTGTGCTGGGAGTGGGATTGCTTTGGTTCGGCTGGTTCGGGTTCAACGCGGGGAGCGCTCTGGCCGCCAACGCCAATGCGGCCCTCGCTTTCACCACCACTATGATTGCCGGTGCAAGCGCAGCAACGTCATGGATGCTGATGGAATGGTGGCTGTTGGGGAAACCAAGTGCTCTGGGGCTTGCTTCGGGTATCGTAGCCGGCCTAGGGTCCATCACTCCTGCAGCAGGTTTTGTGACACCCGCAGCCGCCCTTTTCATCGGTCTGGTAGCCGGAGTGCTCTGCTTTTATGGTGTGAGAATGAAATTCAAAATGGGATACGACGACTCTCTGGATGTAGTGGGGGTTCACGGTGTCGGCGGCGTCTGGGGGCCCATCGCGACCGGTATTTTTGCTACGGTAGGGGGGCAGGGTTTCTTGAGCGGAAACCCCGGACAATTGCAGGTGCAGGTGCTCGCGGTGGTCGCCGTAGGGATCTATTGTTATGTTCTCACCTATTCACTGGCGTGGATTCTGGATAAGATCATGGGACTGAGGGTGGATGAGGACCAGGAAGTCATCGGACTGGATCGTGAATTGCACGGAGAGGTGGGCTACAATCTGTAA